tgtaacttttgatattacgtattatataaaaaatcatgttttatatatatataaatactgcacatacacacacaatatAAAGGtacataattagaaattattaaatttaactttagcGATTTaagtgaatataatttatgaaatgaatgttataaaatcaattatgtatgtataatatttatgtatataaaatatttattatttttaattgttacagGCACTCATCTTTGGAGCAAAGCTGAGACTTTGCTgcttataaatacatatagtGACTACAAAGACGAGTTTTATAGTGGTAAATGTACTGTAAAACAATCTTGggaaaaaatagcaaaaattatGCAAGACAAAGGATATAATGTATCGGGTGTAAAATGCTCGACAAAATTTCAGGCCTTGAAACGtacatataaaacaattttagacCATAATAGCAAAAGTGGTAATAACCCTAAGAAATGGAAATACTTTCAGGtattgcttatttttaaatttttattttatgtaaagacATATGCTTGTTCTTATATACATgtcttatatacttatatttatacaggATGTCTCTATATTTGCGCCCGCGGAGTATAAGACATACTGTACAGAACCTAATACAGAAACAATGTTCTtctttagcaaaattgcgCCCGAGAAACTATATTAACATTACAGagtatcttattattatttatcggactattattatttatcgtaaTTTTGCTAAAGAAAAGTTACTTCTTTTAGCATAAAGTATTACGTCTTGTATTGCACGGGTGCAAATTTAGGGACACTGTATATCTAtacttaacaattttattatacaaataatattacttgttaGAGTGAATATTACTtactaaaatgtaaattaaatataatgtactatttgtatctttttttttctcttctttacTTCAGAATATGCAGGAATTATTTGCGGACAAACCATGGGTGCAACCATTGGCAGTGGCTGGATCTCATGTTACCGAaagtgaagaagaagaagagaatcCACCAGAAAAAcgtaagattaaatattttatatgtatatgtaaattaaatttattaggttagcatttttataattataatttcaggtattaaaaaaaagaaattaaatacacTTATGGAGCAATACATAGCAGATAATAAGGAagaacaaaagaaaagaagagagaataaGGAAAAGCATCATAATGAAAAAATGGTTATATTTAAGCGGATTGAGAATATAATGGAAAGACtgttagaaaaaagaaaagattaattgtGATGTTAgaatcaaaaagaaaaaaacttacgtttttattttgttataaagttACGTTTACAAACTTTAAAAGTTGAAATGtgatattaatcattttattttgatttgtttAAGAGTTAAAGTgatactaattataattttattttaatttgtttaagaGTTAAAGTgatactaattataattttattttaatttgtttaagaGTTAAAGTTGTTAGAATGTAAGGTTCAATTAATCAATGCGCCCTGTCTTCTACTTTAGTACATAGCgcgtttctatttttgtttttatattctgGCGCGTAATGTGTGCGGTAGCATCATGCGCATGCATCCGGTTTCCTGTTCCCTCCTCCCTCTTGTGGGTTGGTTTTTCTGTATGTGTCATGTGTAGCTCGCCGTGTCATCACGCTGTACAACCAGTGTGCgctaaataaactttatatccTTTATACTGTGCATTCTTTGAATCCCGTACAACCTCaacaggttatgggcccagagcgcagaaaagtaaaaatcgaGTGCGTGTTCTAAGTCTCGTTGTTCTGTAAAAATAACCTCTAGAAGAAATCATCATGTCGGTCGTCATTGGAACgcaaaacattgaaaaattgaacgaTACTAATTACGAGTCGtggaaaattcaaataaaaagtgtACTCGTATGCAACGAATTATGGAAATACACCAGTGGAACCGAAATTCGCACGCCCGAAAACAGTGATGTTTGGACATCGAAGGATGAAAAAGCGCTGGCGTTAATACTATTGAGCATTTCGAAGAATCAATTAAATCACGTTAAAAAGGCAACAACGTCGCATGAGGCATGggaaaaattaacaaacatATACGAATCCAGAGGTCCGGTAAGGAAATCCGTTCTATATAAGCATTTATATCGTATGAAGAAAGGACAAGGACAAAGCATGATGGAATACGTGAATAGTTTTGTCGATAAAGTAGAACAATTAGAAGACGCTGGAATAAAGTTACCAGAAGAACTAATATCAATCATAATGCTGAACTCATTACCACCCGATTACGAGAACTTTTGTGTTGCCATGGAGTCACGAGATAACATACCGACGATTGATTTCCTTAAAACAAAGCTTATTGAAGAGGAAGCGCGACGCATCGATCAAGATGATTGTAAAAATCATGACTCAGAAAACAACGCATTAATGGCAAGTAATAAAGGATCCgtcaaaaatgcaaaagacACACATACGAAATACACGAAAAACTACAAGTTTACGGGAAAGTGCTATAAGTGCAACAAGATCGGACATAAATCGATAGACTGTAAGAGCAAATCAAAACGTCATACAGGAAATAACACACAAGATGCAATGTTTGCATGTGCCCAATATAGCGGACCACAAAAGTCAACGCAGTGGTGCCTAGACAGTGGTGCGACAAACCATATGTGTCACAACAAGGAAAAATTCCATGAATTAAATGCAGATGAGAGGTGTGACGTCTACACCGCTACAGAACATTTTGTTGAATCCGGCGGTAGTGGTGACGTAAGAATGAAAGTGAGATTAGGGAACAGTAAGATGAACGACATTAAGTTAAAAGGCGCGATGCTAGTGCCACAATTTAGAAGTAACTTATTGTCAGTATCTCGTATGACCGACAATGGCTACAC
The window above is part of the Linepithema humile isolate Giens D197 chromosome 8, Lhum_UNIL_v1.0, whole genome shotgun sequence genome. Proteins encoded here:
- the LOC105674022 gene encoding uncharacterized protein yields the protein MAAFSEELTLIDIEDNSEYKIIVNALDAEKARQDMTFATLLLERAKKKTLCSYNLLCAKSSTSNSSRNNSENIEANTSTSTANSDKSDFENIEGTHLWSKAETLLLINTYSDYKDEFYSGKCTVKQSWEKIAKIMQDKGYNVSGVKCSTKFQALKRTYKTILDHNSKSGNNPKKWKYFQNMQELFADKPWVQPLAVAGSHVTESEEEEENPPEKRIKKKKLNTLMEQYIADNKEEQKKRRENKEKHHNEKMVIFKRIENIMERLLEKRKD